The Deltaproteobacteria bacterium genomic interval TGCGCCGCCAGAGAAGAAGGCTTATGAGCCTGTTGAAGAGCACGATGCCGAGCTGTCGCACGGGGCTCTCCTTTTCCTGGCTGCCCAGAACGCGCGAGCCGCTGGTGAAGTCGGCCTCGCCGGCGATTATGGGCTCCACGAGCCGCTCTATCTCCTCGGGACGGTGCTGGCCGTCGGCGTCCATGGTGACCACTATCTCGGCGTTCTTTGCCAGGGCCAGCTTGTAGCCCGCGCGCAGCGCGGCCCCTCCGCCGCGGTTTATCCTGTTGACCACCGTGTAGACCCCGGCCCGGCGCGCCACCTCCTCGGTGTCGTCGGTGGCGCCGTCGACGACGACCACCGTCTCCACGTCGTAGCCCGATATCTTGCCTGGAATCCTGGGCAGGAGCCTGCCCAGGTTCTCGGCCTCGTTGTAGGCCGGTATGACGACGAGTATCTTCTTCTCGAAGCCCCTGTCGCCGAACTCCTGCTGGAAGCTCGACAGGGCCATCGCTCCGACGAGCTCGCTTATGGAGCGCTCGATGGCGTTGCTGCGCAGCATGAGCCAGAAGATGAGAAGCACCGTGAATATGTTGGAGACGATGAGTATGGAGACGATGCGGTTGGTCGACCTGTAGCGGCCCGTAAGCACGTCGGCCACCACGTTCGCCGCATCGGGTTTGAGCGAGACGAGAAGGAGGGCGAAGGATACGACAAGGCCGATAAAGAGGTCCGAATGCTTGAAGCGCCCCTGCCGGTACTTGACGGCGGCGAAGGCGGCGACGAGCAGGCTCAACAGCAGCCCCGTTATGCGTAAGGCGCTCAACTGGAAACCGGGCCTCCCTGGACAGAACTGCGGGGCCGGCGGTGCGGGCCGCCGGACGTCCCCGAATCTATCATTATAAGCTCATGCCGTGATTCTTGCAACACCTTTGGGTGGAAGGCGGCTCGGTGGTCTCTATGCCGGATTACCGGCCGTCGAGGTCCTTCTTCTCGATGATGCGGTTTCCGAGGACGAGCATGTCCATGCCGCTTGCGCTGAAGGTGTTGAAGGCGTTGCGCGGGGTGGTGACGATGGGTTCGCCCTTGAGGTTGAACGACGTGTTGAGGACCACGGGCGTGCCCGTGGCCTCGCCGAAGCGCTCGATGAGGCGGTGGTAGCGGGGGTTGCGCTCGCGCACCACCGTCTGGAGCCTGCCGGTGCCGTCCACGTGGGTGACGGCTGGGATGGCGCCTTGCATCTCCCGCTTCACCGGAGCGACCATGAGCATGTAGCGCGGCGGGTAGTGGCTCTCTATGTCGCCGGGGAACTCGAAGTAC includes:
- a CDS encoding DUF2304 family protein; translation: MSALRITGLLLSLLVAAFAAVKYRQGRFKHSDLFIGLVVSFALLLVSLKPDAANVVADVLTGRYRSTNRIVSILIVSNIFTVLLIFWLMLRSNAIERSISELVGAMALSSFQQEFGDRGFEKKILVVIPAYNEAENLGRLLPRIPGKISGYDVETVVVVDGATDDTEEVARRAGVYTVVNRINRGGGAALRAGYKLALAKNAEIVVTMDADGQHRPEEIERLVEPIIAGEADFTSGSRVLGSQEKESPVRQLGIVLFNRLISLLLWRRITDCSNAFRALRVSECAKLDLRQDQFHTTELIIDAVSKGIRFKEVPVTVLRRQGGVTKKPPSLRYGWGFLKAIVTTWWRT